A single Bosea sp. PAMC 26642 DNA region contains:
- a CDS encoding virulence factor, producing the protein MYAIVFDFDTQTLEQLYPNQSWRNAYTDVRSYLTARGFEWKQGSTYFGNDSVDAVRCVTVVQRLAKKYSWFTPSVRDIRMLRIEENNDLMSALDDEDDD; encoded by the coding sequence ATGTACGCGATCGTCTTCGATTTTGACACGCAAACTCTGGAACAGCTTTATCCCAATCAATCCTGGCGGAACGCCTACACGGATGTACGAAGCTATTTGACGGCTCGTGGTTTCGAATGGAAGCAGGGCAGCACTTATTTTGGAAATGACTCGGTTGATGCAGTGCGCTGCGTCACGGTCGTCCAAAGACTGGCAAAGAAGTACTCTTGGTTTACGCCTTCGGTCCGGGACATCAGAATGCTTCGGATCGAAGAAAACAACGATCTAATGAGTGCGCTCGACGACGAGGACGACGACTAA
- a CDS encoding succinate dehydrogenase iron-sulfur subunit — MAEFNLPQNSRLVAGKTWPKPASAGKLTEFKVYRWSPDDTENPRTDTYFVDREDCGPMVLDALIWIKSKIDPTLTFRRSCREGICGSCAMNMDGKNGLACTTGIDECGGTGKNAGRVAIYPLPHMPVIKDLVPDLTQFYAQHASIEPWLKTTTPSPEKEWAQGKEDREKLDGLYECILCACCTTSCPSYWWNGDRYLGPAALLQAYRWLIDSRDESTGERLDNLEDPFRLYRCHTIMNCANACPKGLNPAKAIAEVKMMMVTRQV; from the coding sequence ATGGCCGAATTCAATCTCCCGCAGAACTCCCGCCTCGTCGCGGGCAAGACCTGGCCGAAGCCCGCCAGCGCCGGCAAGCTGACCGAGTTCAAGGTCTATCGCTGGAGCCCCGACGATACCGAGAACCCGCGCACCGACACCTATTTCGTCGACCGCGAGGATTGCGGACCGATGGTTCTCGACGCGCTGATCTGGATCAAGTCGAAGATCGACCCGACGCTGACCTTCCGCCGTTCCTGCCGCGAGGGCATCTGCGGCTCCTGCGCGATGAACATGGACGGCAAGAACGGGCTCGCCTGCACCACCGGCATCGACGAGTGCGGCGGGACGGGCAAGAATGCGGGACGGGTCGCGATCTATCCGCTGCCGCATATGCCGGTGATCAAGGATCTGGTGCCGGACCTGACGCAGTTCTACGCCCAGCACGCCTCGATCGAGCCCTGGCTCAAGACCACGACGCCGTCGCCGGAGAAGGAATGGGCGCAAGGGAAAGAGGATCGCGAGAAGCTCGACGGTCTCTACGAGTGCATCCTGTGCGCCTGCTGCACCACCTCCTGCCCGAGCTACTGGTGGAACGGCGACCGCTATCTCGGCCCTGCTGCCCTGCTGCAGGCCTATCGCTGGCTGATCGACAGCCGCGACGAATCGACCGGCGAGCGGCTCGACAATCTGGAAGATCCGTTCCGGCTGTATCGCTGCCACACCATCATGAACTGCGCCAATGCCTGCCCGAAGGGGTTGAACCCCGCCAAGGCGATTGCCGAAGTGAAGATGATGATGGTGACGCGTCAGGTCTGA
- a CDS encoding homospermidine synthase — protein sequence MSNWPVYGKITGPIVMIGFGSIGRGTLPLIERHFEFDKSRFVVIAPDDLNRHLLDERGIRFIQEAVTIDNYKTMLEPLLTAGGGQGFCVNLSCDTGSRDLMEFCSSLGALYIDTVNEPWLGFYFDESKGPGERSNYALREMTLAAKRARAPGSPTSVSCCGANPGMASWLAKKALLNLAADMRLNVPQPTTREEWAALMQHAGVKGIHIAERDTQRSRNPKPPGVFVNTWSVEGFIAEGVQPAELGWGTHETWMPDNARTHETGSQAAIYLMQAGAETKVRSWCPTPGPQYGFLVTHNESISIADYFTVRDESGKAVYRPTCHYAYHPPNDAVLSLHEMFGNAGRPQEEEHILEEDEIVDGIDELGVLLYGHEKGAYWFGSQLSIEETRTLAPYQSATGLQVTSAILAGMVWALENPRAGIVEVEEMDLNRCLEIQMPYLGPVKGYYTDWTPLDGRPGLFPEDIDASDPWQFRNILVR from the coding sequence ATGAGCAACTGGCCCGTATACGGAAAGATCACCGGCCCGATCGTGATGATCGGCTTCGGCTCGATCGGACGCGGGACGCTGCCGCTGATCGAGCGGCATTTCGAATTCGACAAGAGCCGTTTCGTCGTCATTGCGCCTGACGATTTGAACCGCCACCTCCTCGACGAGCGCGGCATCCGGTTCATCCAGGAAGCCGTTACCATCGACAACTACAAGACGATGCTCGAGCCGCTGCTGACGGCAGGCGGCGGGCAGGGCTTCTGCGTGAACCTGTCCTGCGACACCGGCTCGCGCGACCTGATGGAATTCTGCTCCAGTCTTGGAGCCCTCTATATTGATACGGTCAACGAGCCCTGGCTCGGCTTCTATTTCGACGAGAGCAAGGGTCCGGGCGAGCGCTCGAACTATGCGCTGCGCGAGATGACGCTCGCCGCCAAGCGCGCCCGCGCGCCCGGCTCGCCGACCTCGGTCTCCTGCTGCGGCGCCAATCCGGGCATGGCCTCCTGGCTTGCCAAGAAGGCACTGCTCAACCTCGCCGCCGATATGCGCTTGAATGTGCCCCAGCCGACGACCCGCGAGGAATGGGCCGCGCTGATGCAACATGCCGGCGTCAAGGGCATCCATATCGCCGAGCGTGACACGCAGCGGTCGCGCAATCCCAAGCCGCCGGGCGTCTTCGTCAACACCTGGTCGGTCGAGGGCTTCATCGCCGAAGGCGTGCAGCCGGCCGAACTCGGCTGGGGCACGCATGAGACGTGGATGCCCGACAACGCCCGCACCCACGAAACCGGCTCGCAGGCCGCGATCTATCTGATGCAGGCTGGTGCCGAGACCAAGGTCAGGAGCTGGTGCCCGACGCCCGGTCCGCAATACGGCTTCCTCGTCACACACAATGAGTCGATCTCGATCGCCGATTACTTCACCGTCCGCGACGAGAGCGGCAAGGCCGTCTACCGGCCGACCTGCCACTACGCCTACCACCCGCCCAACGACGCGGTTTTGTCGCTGCACGAGATGTTCGGCAATGCCGGCCGCCCGCAGGAAGAGGAGCACATCCTGGAAGAGGACGAGATCGTCGATGGCATCGACGAACTCGGCGTGCTGCTCTACGGTCATGAGAAGGGCGCCTACTGGTTCGGCTCGCAGCTCTCGATCGAGGAGACGCGCACGCTGGCTCCCTATCAGAGCGCGACCGGCCTGCAGGTGACGTCGGCCATCCTCGCCGGCATGGTCTGGGCGCTGGAGAATCCGCGCGCCGGCATCGTCGAAGTCGAGGAGATGGACCTCAACCGCTGCCTCGAGATCCAGATGCCCTATCTCGGTCCGGTGAAGGGCTATTATACGGACTGGACCCCACTCGACGGCCGTCCGGGGCTGTTCCCGGAGGACATCGACGCCAGCGATCCGTGGCAGTTCCGGAATATTCTGGTGCGGTGA
- a CDS encoding phosphodiesterase: protein MLIAQITDLHIRPRGKPAYRVSETNALSERALDVVARLSPRPDLLVITGDLTDCGLAEEYAVLQAMLSRLDMPVLVVPGNHDRRETLTAGLALDPRQVLDGGFVQFVADIGPMRLIGLDTLVPGQSAGALCATRLAFLDQALAGAGDQPVAIFMHHPPFACGIAHMDAIRLLDGAEAFAAIVSRYPNIERILCGHHHRPIVTRFAGTIAQIAPSVTHQVTLDLSDDGAATFHMEPPAYLLHSFRQTAGFVTHTAYVERFAGPYPFVLDADYPGSH from the coding sequence ATGCTCATCGCCCAGATCACCGACCTGCATATCCGCCCGCGCGGCAAACCCGCCTATCGCGTCTCCGAGACCAATGCGCTGAGCGAACGCGCGCTGGATGTCGTCGCCAGGCTTTCGCCCCGCCCCGATCTGCTGGTGATCACCGGTGATCTGACCGATTGCGGCCTGGCCGAGGAGTATGCCGTCCTGCAGGCGATGCTGAGCCGGCTCGACATGCCTGTTTTGGTGGTGCCGGGCAATCATGACCGGCGCGAGACGCTGACCGCAGGCCTTGCCCTGGATCCAAGGCAGGTGCTCGACGGCGGCTTCGTCCAGTTCGTCGCCGATATCGGGCCTATGCGGCTGATCGGGCTCGATACGCTCGTGCCGGGACAGAGCGCCGGTGCGCTGTGCGCGACGCGGCTCGCCTTCCTCGATCAGGCGCTGGCGGGGGCAGGTGACCAGCCTGTTGCGATCTTCATGCATCATCCGCCCTTCGCCTGCGGCATCGCGCATATGGATGCGATCAGGTTGCTCGACGGGGCAGAGGCCTTTGCTGCCATCGTCTCGCGCTATCCCAACATCGAGCGCATCCTGTGCGGCCATCATCATCGGCCGATCGTGACGCGCTTTGCCGGCACCATCGCGCAGATCGCGCCCAGCGTGACGCACCAGGTGACGCTCGACCTCAGCGACGACGGTGCTGCGACGTTCCACATGGAGCCGCCGGCCTATCTGCTGCATTCGTTCCGGCAGACTGCCGGCTTCGTGACCCATACCGCCTATGTCGAGCGTTTCGCTGGCCCCTACCCCTTCGTCCTTGACGCGGACTATCCGGGCAGCCACTGA
- a CDS encoding ABC transporter substrate-binding protein, with product MTTTRRSLLAGAAFAASFALSPAFAQAPTEIELFFPVPVDGQLARDMAALLKEFNEKNPSIKATPVYTGSYDETLIKTRAAMKAGKPPAAVIMSANFLLDLKIEGEIQSMDALIKADGKNNDQFMGQFFDALHGNAVLDRQVYGVPFHNSTPLLYVNTDHLKEAGLDPDKLPANWEELVATAKKLTKRDGDRVTRWGMMMPSNYDYGGWILQALTHSNGGQWFNAEYGGEVYYDTPSMLGALTFWSDLVAKHKVHPAGVQAGGAVSGAFLSGQASMMLLSTGSLTHIRNNAKFPYKVAFVPKNVRNEVPIGGASLVIPTGVEGERRKAAWTLINWMTSPEKSGWWSRATGYFAPNKAAYDTPEMKEFIAKNPDAGIAVSQLAFAKPWFATYKTVPVRKAIEDELAAVLSAKKTPKEALVAAQKQADEIMRPYVEQTALKLPTN from the coding sequence ATGACGACCACCCGCCGCAGCCTGCTCGCAGGCGCCGCCTTCGCCGCCAGCTTCGCGCTCTCGCCCGCCTTCGCCCAGGCCCCGACCGAGATCGAGCTGTTCTTCCCGGTCCCGGTCGACGGCCAGCTCGCCCGCGACATGGCGGCCCTGCTCAAGGAGTTCAACGAAAAGAACCCCTCGATCAAGGCGACGCCGGTCTATACCGGCTCCTATGACGAAACGCTGATCAAGACCCGCGCCGCGATGAAGGCCGGCAAGCCGCCGGCCGCCGTGATCATGTCCGCCAACTTCCTGCTCGACCTCAAGATCGAGGGCGAGATCCAGTCGATGGACGCGCTCATCAAGGCCGACGGCAAGAACAACGACCAGTTCATGGGCCAGTTCTTCGATGCGCTGCATGGCAACGCCGTGCTCGACCGGCAGGTCTATGGCGTGCCCTTCCACAACTCGACGCCGCTGCTCTACGTCAATACCGATCACCTCAAGGAAGCCGGCCTCGACCCCGACAAGCTGCCCGCGAATTGGGAAGAGCTGGTCGCCACCGCCAAGAAGCTGACCAAGCGCGACGGCGACCGCGTCACCCGCTGGGGCATGATGATGCCCTCGAACTATGATTACGGCGGCTGGATCCTGCAGGCCCTGACCCATTCCAATGGCGGCCAGTGGTTCAATGCCGAATATGGCGGCGAGGTCTATTACGACACCCCGTCCATGCTCGGCGCGCTGACCTTCTGGTCCGACCTCGTCGCCAAGCACAAGGTTCATCCGGCCGGCGTGCAGGCCGGCGGCGCGGTTTCCGGCGCCTTCCTGTCGGGCCAGGCCTCGATGATGCTGCTCTCGACGGGCTCGCTGACCCATATCCGCAACAATGCGAAATTCCCCTACAAGGTCGCCTTCGTCCCCAAGAACGTCCGCAACGAAGTGCCGATCGGCGGCGCTTCGCTGGTCATCCCGACCGGTGTCGAGGGCGAGCGTCGCAAGGCCGCCTGGACGCTGATCAACTGGATGACCTCGCCTGAGAAGTCCGGCTGGTGGAGCCGCGCCACCGGCTATTTCGCCCCCAACAAGGCCGCCTACGACACGCCCGAGATGAAGGAGTTCATCGCCAAGAACCCCGACGCCGGGATCGCGGTCAGCCAGCTCGCCTTCGCCAAGCCCTGGTTCGCCACCTACAAGACCGTGCCCGTCCGCAAGGCGATCGAGGACGAACTCGCCGCGGTGCTGTCGGCCAAGAAGACGCCGAAGGAGGCGCTGGTCGCTGCCCAGAAGCAGGCCGATGAGATCATGCGGCCTTATGTCGAGCAGACCGCGCTGAAGCTGCCGACGAACTGA
- a CDS encoding carbohydrate ABC transporter permease produces MSAASISQASTGVATGEITPKLGYAATLLIAALWMVPFIWMLIAAFNPESIGAGMASLVPSYVPTLANFREAWASADFPRYGLNTTIISLGILAVQIVTITLAGYAFARLEFPGRTLCFYLFLLQLMLAPVVLIVPNLTTIAKLGLYDSLLGVMAPYFASAFGTFLMRQAFRAIPRELEDAALIDGASVFQRIGFIYLPLAKPSLVAFSIVSVTAHWNEFLWPLMVINSPDLRPLTVGLASFTRGAEGAQAWGVIAAGTLMVSAPLLLAFALFQRAFVNSFVSSGIK; encoded by the coding sequence ATGAGCGCGGCCAGCATCAGCCAGGCCAGCACCGGCGTCGCCACCGGCGAGATCACGCCGAAGCTCGGCTATGCCGCGACGCTGCTGATCGCGGCACTCTGGATGGTGCCCTTCATCTGGATGCTGATCGCGGCCTTCAATCCCGAAAGCATCGGCGCCGGCATGGCCTCGCTGGTCCCGTCCTATGTCCCGACGCTGGCCAATTTCCGGGAGGCCTGGGCTTCGGCCGACTTCCCGCGCTACGGCCTCAACACGACGATCATCAGCCTCGGCATCCTCGCCGTGCAGATCGTCACGATCACGCTGGCCGGCTACGCCTTCGCCAGGCTTGAGTTTCCGGGCCGGACGCTCTGCTTCTACCTCTTCCTGCTGCAGCTCATGCTGGCGCCCGTCGTGCTGATCGTCCCCAACCTGACGACGATCGCGAAACTCGGCCTCTATGACAGCCTGCTCGGCGTGATGGCGCCCTATTTCGCCTCCGCCTTCGGCACCTTCCTGATGCGCCAGGCCTTCCGCGCGATCCCGCGCGAGCTGGAGGATGCAGCCCTGATCGACGGCGCCAGCGTCTTCCAGCGCATCGGCTTCATCTATCTGCCGTTGGCCAAGCCCTCGCTCGTCGCCTTCTCGATCGTCTCGGTCACCGCCCATTGGAACGAGTTCCTCTGGCCGCTGATGGTGATCAACTCGCCCGATCTGCGCCCGCTCACCGTCGGCCTCGCCTCCTTCACGCGCGGCGCCGAGGGCGCGCAGGCCTGGGGCGTGATCGCTGCCGGCACCCTGATGGTCAGCGCGCCGCTGCTGCTCGCCTTCGCGCTGTTCCAGCGCGCCTTCGTCAACTCCTTCGTCTCCTCCGGTATCAAGTAA
- a CDS encoding carbohydrate ABC transporter permease: MLAPSLLFLALFTYWPVVQVLWQSFHGQIRVGGPQAYVGFDNFLKLFADPAFRKALANNLVYALGTVIPSLVLALGFAMALVKSSRVNALFRALFFLPVLIPLVAAASIFLFLFLPNVGLLDYHLAKLAISGPNWLGDPDIALWSIMALTIWKNAGYYMLFFLAGLQAVPADAYEAAILDGAGPWQRLRYVTLPYLKPTIGFVLVIGLLNVVTQVDHVFVLTKGGPSDSTNLLLFYVYQQAVENYDAGRAAAGTLVMLALLLAVTASSLRTLERSFGEKEP, translated from the coding sequence ATGCTGGCGCCGTCGCTGCTCTTTCTGGCGCTGTTCACCTATTGGCCGGTTGTGCAGGTCCTGTGGCAGTCGTTCCACGGACAGATCCGCGTCGGCGGCCCGCAGGCCTATGTCGGGTTCGACAATTTTCTCAAGCTCTTCGCTGACCCCGCCTTCCGGAAGGCGCTGGCTAACAACCTGGTCTATGCGCTTGGCACGGTGATCCCCAGCCTCGTGCTGGCGCTGGGTTTTGCCATGGCGCTGGTGAAATCGAGCCGCGTCAACGCGCTGTTCCGGGCCCTGTTCTTCCTGCCCGTTCTGATCCCGCTGGTCGCCGCCGCCTCGATCTTCCTGTTCCTGTTCCTGCCCAATGTCGGCTTGCTCGATTACCACCTTGCCAAGCTCGCCATCTCCGGCCCGAACTGGCTCGGCGATCCCGACATCGCGCTCTGGTCGATCATGGCGCTGACGATCTGGAAGAACGCCGGCTACTACATGCTGTTCTTCCTCGCCGGCCTCCAGGCCGTCCCGGCGGACGCCTATGAGGCCGCGATCCTCGACGGCGCCGGGCCGTGGCAGCGGCTGCGCTATGTCACCCTGCCCTATCTCAAGCCGACGATCGGCTTCGTCCTGGTCATCGGGCTGCTCAATGTCGTCACCCAGGTCGATCATGTCTTCGTCCTGACCAAAGGCGGCCCGTCCGATTCCACCAACCTGTTGCTGTTCTACGTCTACCAGCAGGCGGTCGAGAACTACGACGCCGGACGCGCTGCGGCCGGCACGCTGGTCATGCTGGCGCTGCTGCTCGCCGTCACCGCCTCCTCGCTGCGGACGCTGGAACGCTCCTTCGGGGAGAAGGAGCCATGA
- a CDS encoding GNAT family N-acetyltransferase, with protein sequence MITIRDEVAADIPAREALLDRCLGERRTAKSSERLRAGRLPAEGLALTAERDGVVVATVRLWHVEVGGKAALLLGPLAVSPELQGEGLGRAMMREAIWRAACRGHGAVLLVGDAAYYERFGFCGDLTRDLAMPGPVERERFLGLELRDGALACAAGVLVATSRPDQAAPLAEPARRAA encoded by the coding sequence ATGATCACGATTCGCGACGAGGTCGCTGCCGATATTCCCGCCCGCGAGGCGCTGCTCGACCGTTGCCTGGGCGAGCGCCGCACCGCGAAGTCGAGCGAGCGGCTCCGCGCGGGTCGTTTGCCGGCTGAGGGCCTTGCATTGACGGCCGAGCGCGACGGCGTCGTCGTCGCGACCGTCCGGCTCTGGCATGTCGAGGTCGGCGGCAAGGCCGCGCTCCTGCTCGGTCCGCTCGCCGTTTCGCCGGAGCTTCAGGGCGAGGGCCTCGGCCGCGCCATGATGCGGGAAGCGATCTGGCGCGCGGCCTGCCGCGGTCATGGTGCCGTGCTGCTGGTCGGTGACGCGGCCTATTACGAGCGCTTCGGCTTTTGCGGCGACTTGACCCGAGATCTCGCCATGCCCGGCCCCGTCGAACGCGAACGCTTCCTCGGCCTCGAATTGCGCGATGGCGCGTTGGCCTGTGCCGCCGGGGTTCTCGTCGCGACCAGCCGTCCTGACCAAGCCGCCCCGCTGGCGGAGCCGGCGCGCCGCGCCGCCTAA
- a CDS encoding type III PLP-dependent enzyme, with translation MTERIREFLRTRREDGPCVVIDLDVVRENYHAFSRALPDTRVFYAVKANPAPEVLALLAKLGSCFDCASVVEIELALAAGATADRISFGNTIKKERDVARAMELGVRLFAVDCTAEVEKVARSADKTGATDVRIFCRILCDGAGADWPLSRKFGCVPEMAADVLEHGHRLGLTAHGISFHVGSQQANINAWDSALASASSVFKECAVRGMSLSMVNLGGGFPARYLRPIPGVPAYGDAIFQALSKHFGNRLPETIIEPGRGMVGDAGLIETEVVLISKKAKDDQVAWVYLDIGKFNGLAETMDEAIRYPIRSARDGDATVPCVLAGPTCDSVDVMYEKTPYMLPFSLEIGDKLLIEGTGAYTTTYSAVAFNGFPPLRQYVI, from the coding sequence ATGACCGAGCGCATCCGTGAGTTTCTTCGCACCCGCCGTGAGGATGGGCCCTGCGTCGTCATCGATCTCGATGTCGTCAGAGAGAACTATCATGCCTTCTCCCGGGCTCTCCCCGACACGCGCGTGTTCTACGCCGTGAAGGCGAACCCGGCCCCGGAAGTGCTCGCTTTGCTGGCTAAGCTCGGCTCCTGCTTCGATTGCGCCTCGGTCGTCGAGATCGAACTCGCGCTGGCCGCCGGTGCGACCGCCGACCGCATCTCCTTCGGCAACACGATCAAGAAGGAGCGCGACGTCGCCCGCGCCATGGAGCTCGGCGTGCGCCTCTTCGCCGTCGATTGCACGGCCGAGGTCGAGAAGGTCGCCCGTTCGGCTGACAAGACCGGCGCGACGGATGTGCGTATCTTCTGCCGCATCCTCTGCGACGGAGCCGGCGCCGACTGGCCGCTTTCGCGCAAGTTCGGCTGTGTGCCCGAAATGGCCGCCGACGTGCTCGAACATGGCCATCGCCTCGGCCTGACCGCGCATGGCATCTCGTTCCATGTCGGCTCGCAGCAGGCCAACATCAACGCCTGGGACTCCGCGCTGGCCTCGGCCTCGTCGGTGTTCAAGGAGTGCGCGGTGCGCGGCATGTCGCTGTCGATGGTCAATCTCGGCGGCGGCTTCCCGGCGCGCTATCTGCGTCCGATCCCGGGCGTCCCGGCCTATGGCGATGCGATCTTCCAGGCGCTGTCGAAGCATTTCGGCAACCGCCTGCCGGAGACCATCATCGAGCCGGGCCGCGGCATGGTCGGCGATGCCGGCCTGATCGAGACCGAGGTCGTCCTGATCTCGAAGAAGGCCAAGGACGATCAGGTCGCCTGGGTCTATCTCGATATCGGAAAGTTCAACGGTCTCGCCGAGACCATGGACGAGGCGATCCGCTATCCGATCCGCAGCGCCCGCGACGGCGATGCGACGGTTCCCTGCGTGCTCGCCGGCCCGACCTGCGATTCGGTCGACGTCATGTACGAGAAGACCCCGTACATGCTGCCGTTCAGCCTGGAGATCGGCGACAAGCTGCTGATCGAAGGCACGGGCGCCTATACGACGACCTACTCGGCCGTCGCCTTCAACGGTTTTCCGCCGTTGAGGCAGTACGTCATCTGA
- a CDS encoding glyoxalase superfamily protein gives MRSFRDAKLMAKSLRETLAARQVALSHSETLEIVARQFGYADWNTASASFGEYRDVVGEAQSDSSGISLEMGIPILRIFDVGKAQEFYLGFLGFSMDWDHRFGPNFPIYMQVSRSGLKLHLSEHHGDASPGSNVFVRMKGVDAYRAELIGKRYSYSKPGIQEDGPGGRMLEVPDPFGNRIRFCG, from the coding sequence ATGCGCAGCTTTCGCGATGCGAAACTGATGGCCAAAAGTCTCCGCGAGACTCTTGCCGCCCGGCAGGTCGCGCTGTCCCACTCCGAAACCCTGGAAATCGTTGCCAGGCAGTTTGGCTATGCAGACTGGAACACTGCCTCCGCAAGCTTCGGCGAGTACCGTGACGTGGTGGGGGAGGCGCAGTCAGATTCGTCCGGCATCAGCCTCGAGATGGGCATTCCCATCCTGCGGATCTTCGATGTCGGGAAGGCGCAGGAATTCTATCTCGGCTTCCTCGGCTTCAGCATGGACTGGGACCATCGCTTCGGCCCGAACTTCCCGATCTACATGCAGGTCTCACGCTCCGGGCTGAAGCTGCATCTGTCCGAGCATCACGGCGATGCCAGCCCCGGCTCGAACGTCTTCGTGCGGATGAAGGGCGTCGACGCCTATCGCGCCGAGCTGATCGGCAAGCGCTACTCCTACTCCAAGCCGGGCATCCAGGAGGACGGTCCGGGCGGGCGTATGCTCGAAGTGCCCGATCCGTTCGGAAACCGCATCCGCTTCTGCGGATAG
- a CDS encoding type II toxin-antitoxin system VapB family antitoxin: MIVAVYTSETEMRTNIEIDDALLKEAMEITGLQTKKATVEEALRRIVRNADLKKVIAEMHGLGWEGDLDQMREGRVFDPLP, encoded by the coding sequence ATGATCGTCGCTGTCTACACATCGGAGACGGAGATGCGGACCAACATCGAGATCGACGACGCCCTGCTGAAGGAAGCGATGGAGATCACTGGACTTCAGACGAAGAAGGCAACGGTCGAGGAAGCACTTCGCAGAATCGTCAGGAACGCCGATCTGAAGAAGGTGATCGCCGAGATGCATGGCCTCGGCTGGGAGGGCGACCTCGACCAAATGCGTGAAGGCCGGGTTTTCGATCCGCTGCCATGA
- the vapC gene encoding type II toxin-antitoxin system VapC family toxin, with protein sequence MIVVDSSVWIAQLRSQDTRAAAKLAEMDTPDYIVVGDLVLMEVLRGARDERHADRLERSLRRFKVQRMVDETIAVSAARHARLLRSRGVTIRKTIDLLIATFCIERNYELLHQDRDFDMIARHTALRIA encoded by the coding sequence ATGATCGTCGTCGACAGCTCGGTCTGGATCGCGCAACTCCGCTCGCAAGACACCCGCGCAGCGGCAAAGCTCGCCGAAATGGACACGCCTGATTACATCGTGGTGGGCGATCTCGTTCTAATGGAGGTGCTGCGAGGGGCTCGCGACGAGAGGCACGCAGATCGACTCGAGCGCTCGCTGCGGCGCTTCAAGGTCCAGCGGATGGTTGATGAAACGATCGCTGTATCCGCCGCTCGTCATGCGCGGCTCTTGCGCAGCCGGGGCGTCACGATCCGCAAGACGATCGACCTTCTGATCGCAACCTTCTGCATCGAACGAAATTACGAACTCCTCCATCAGGACCGCGACTTCGACATGATCGCGCGCCATACCGCCCTCAGGATCGCCTAG